GGAGTCATCACCTCCTTCCAGCGGCAGACGTATCTGCGTATCGTCAAAGGCTGCAAGGGAACGCCGAAGGCCGGTGATGGCAGCACTGATTCCGCTGATGCGGTTTCTCATATGCCGGATGGTCAGGCGTACCTCGGCTTCGGTTTTCGCGTAAAAGTACCCGTTCTGGTCGCTGGCAATGGGAACACCCTCCCGGCGCAGGGCATTGACCTGATCCCGCAGCTCCTTGCCGGAAACGTGGAAGGTACATTCCAGCTCACGGCTGATGACCGCGTTTTCCGCACCGCGGTGATACCGGCGCAGATGCTCTGCAAGCTGTTCTTTCTGCATGGGTCCTCCTTTCCGGCCGTTTCCCCAGAAAGGCAAAAAAGGGCGCAAAAAAACAGGGCCGCCTCCTGTTGGGGAAACGGCCCTGTTTTAATGTGGGGTCTAAAAAAGCGCAGGCGTCTCTGCCTGCGCTACTTGATTACGCCAAGCTCTCTTAACACTGCCACGCAGTCCTTGGCGCCCTGAATGTACAGATGCTTTTGAAACGTTACCTCTAAATCCGAATTTTGACTCAGATACTACTCAATTCTGTCTTTTATACCTTGACTGATTTCAAAGCTGTTCTGGATGCTGTCACTGAGCGAAATTAGTTCCTGTGCCAGTTTCTCCGCCTGAGGGTCTGATTCACGCAGGGCGGAATATACAAGCTGAAACCGCTCCGCCAGAGCCATATCCAGCAAGTCCATGAGCTTCTCGTCCATCTTCTTCGCCTCCCTTCAGCACAACACAATGCCACAGCTTCATGAGAATAGCTATACCAAAACCCAACAAAGATTTGCTATTTCATTTCCATGCCAAGACTCTGTCCGGGGCGGTTGAGGCATTGGTCCACCGTCATGCCGTTCTGCGGCTCCAGCAGCCCGTATTCGGTTTCGGCAGTGGCACGCTGCTCCAAAAGATACCGCCCGTAGTTATCCAGATTACAGAACAGGCTCAGTCCGTTATCACCTGCCAAAGAAAGCATTCGCTGGATTTCCACTTTTGCGTACTCAGCGGGAGAGGCAGTATCAGTCAAAAGCTCAAATTCCTCTGTCATAAACGCAAGGTCAAGGGCTTCTTCCAAAGATATATCACCGGGAGCTTCCGCCAGCATTGCCTTGTAGGTCAGCAGATGGTTGTCCGTTTCAAGCTGCCGGAGCTGCTCTGCCAGCTCATTCACCAGCCCATAGCAGTCGCCCTCAGATGCATACAGAACGTCGCTGATTTTTTCAGTGAGGCTTGGCGCCATGCAGTCCTCCGCCGAAAATGCACATTCCTCCGGGGAGGCGGCTCCGACAGCATCAACCGCCTGCAAAAGCGCCGCATCCCCGGCAGGGAGCTTGAGGAAGACAACCGTTTCGTTGTCATAGGCGGGATCATTAAAATGCCCCTTGGTTACTTGGAGAAGCACGGCATAATCCGGCTTGTCAAGGGTTCTGGTATCGACGCTGTGGTATTCGGAGGCAATCTCGCCGTTCTGCACTACATAGCCATGGGGCGTGAACACGCCGCCCTCACCCTCGCGCATCTCTCTGCCGATTTTGGCGAAGTCCAGATATTCGTAGACTTCATCCGATACCCTTTCCAGTGCCGGTACAAAATCATTATCCGCATAAAATTTGCCGAGAGACGGATCGTCATGAGCTTCATAGGCAATCTGGCAATGCTCGGTGCTGTGTGTCATATTGATGAGCCGCTCCACTGATATGGGAGCGTATTGAGTCTGAACGGCATCCATCATCACCATGCCCTCGAAGCAGTCCAGTTCCCATGCACTTAGGGAAGACAGCCGCTGGGCGAGGTGATTCAGCTCATACAGATTGATATCGGGGGCGATAAATTGCGGCAGATAGTCCAGCTTGCAGCTTAAAACCTCCGCGGAATAGACGGTATCTCCGGTAATTCTTGCTTTTTCCAACGCATCCGCCAGCTCATAGGGTGTGGCGGGGAGTGCGATTTGTGCCGACGGATTTGCACCGGAAGGGTTCCACCGGCTGAGTTCTACTTCAAAGATTTTTCCTTTATCCAAGTGTCATTCCTCCCATCTTCACGCCTGACTCATCTGGATTGGATAATTCGGATGCGAGAGTGATTTTGTGCTCATCACAGAAGTCTGCGAGAGTCAGGGACTCACCGAGGAAATTGATGTTGTCCCGCAGCCTGCGGAAACCCTCCTTGGAGATAGTGACCGGCTCCGGTGTCAAAACGGCTCCGGCGTGGTTAACGGTAACCTTATTTTCTATGCTCACCGGCCTGCCTGGATCATAGTCGGAGCCGCGCAAATCGTAGCAGTAAAAGCCCACCGGCACCGTGGTTCGGTCGATGCGGGAATTGGTGAAAAGTGCTGGCTTTCCAAACAATTCTATGTGTTCATATTCTTCTTTTCTGGCGTTAACGCTCATTTGAATACCTCCCTGTAAATATTGGTTTGTGATTACACAAAAACAGCTCCGTCGCACCACTTTTTCATGGCGTTATACAGCAGCAGTACCTTGATTTGATCGGATACCTCTTTGTTAAATCAGTTTCCATGTTTCATCTTGCACCTTCCTTGCGTTTTGCAGTTTTTTGCATATCCGTTCTAAGGCAATCTCCCTCAGCGCTGTAGCAGATGAAGCCGTGGGACGGGTATGGGCAGCCGCCACAGCTTTGAAATGGACCGCATGGCCGTTCAGCCGGGGGTATTCTACCTACAGTGGAGAGATTGTTTGAATCGTAGCAGGCGGTTTGTTTATTTCTTTTATAGTGTACCAGCATGACCTTTCCTTTCCAGAAAACAAAAAAGCCGGAGAATAAAAGTGCATTCCTGCACTCCGATTCTCCGGCCTTCTAATGCTTTCAAATTTAATGTGATTTTGGTGTATATATAAAAAAAGGGCGCTAACTTTATCGGCTTTCATTCAGCCTTAAAAATCGGAGCCCTTTTTGATTTCAGCTTGTTCATCTGATTGTATTTTGAGTGGCGCCCTTTTTCATTTCGCTCTGTACTAAAAAGGGCGCTGCTCATGAATGTTTTTACTTGTAGGTTTGAGTCCTGTCAGAGTGAAGCTTTTACCCCAATAAATCTACGAAAAAAGAGCTTCCACTTTTCATCGTGGAAGCTCTTGAAAGGCTTGGATTTACTGGCTTTGTAAGCAATAAATCTTTTTTACCTTTTGTTTTTGGAGCAGGCAG
This region of Aminipila luticellarii genomic DNA includes:
- a CDS encoding antirestriction protein ArdA, whose translation is MDKGKIFEVELSRWNPSGANPSAQIALPATPYELADALEKARITGDTVYSAEVLSCKLDYLPQFIAPDINLYELNHLAQRLSSLSAWELDCFEGMVMMDAVQTQYAPISVERLINMTHSTEHCQIAYEAHDDPSLGKFYADNDFVPALERVSDEVYEYLDFAKIGREMREGEGGVFTPHGYVVQNGEIASEYHSVDTRTLDKPDYAVLLQVTKGHFNDPAYDNETVVFLKLPAGDAALLQAVDAVGAASPEECAFSAEDCMAPSLTEKISDVLYASEGDCYGLVNELAEQLRQLETDNHLLTYKAMLAEAPGDISLEEALDLAFMTEEFELLTDTASPAEYAKVEIQRMLSLAGDNGLSLFCNLDNYGRYLLEQRATAETEYGLLEPQNGMTVDQCLNRPGQSLGMEMK
- a CDS encoding LPD28 domain-containing protein; its protein translation is MSVNARKEEYEHIELFGKPALFTNSRIDRTTVPVGFYCYDLRGSDYDPGRPVSIENKVTVNHAGAVLTPEPVTISKEGFRRLRDNINFLGESLTLADFCDEHKITLASELSNPDESGVKMGGMTLG